One genomic window of Armatimonadia bacterium includes the following:
- a CDS encoding PIN domain-containing protein, with product MTASPEELVVLDANILVHLLRMDSTGTAIEAEHRLTARRERPILSSVVEAEILSFTRYNRWGQEQIDLLLDLLGTLLRVDAGHPDVVAAYIDLYCEARRRGRYRQFRQNDLWIAATARAAQAVVYTMNGKDFDWIDPAYLKIVHVRQA from the coding sequence ATGACAGCAAGTCCCGAGGAACTCGTTGTGCTGGACGCCAACATCCTTGTCCACCTGCTGAGGATGGACTCGACGGGCACGGCGATCGAGGCCGAGCATCGACTCACGGCGAGACGGGAGCGCCCCATCCTGTCGTCCGTGGTCGAAGCCGAGATTCTGAGCTTCACCCGCTACAATCGGTGGGGCCAGGAGCAGATCGACCTGTTGCTTGACCTGCTTGGGACACTGTTGCGAGTGGACGCAGGCCATCCTGATGTTGTCGCCGCCTACATCGACCTCTACTGTGAGGCCAGGCGAAGAGGACGCTATCGGCAGTTCCGCCAGAACGACCTGTGGATCGCCGCCACTGCTCGTGCTGCCCAGGCTGTGGTCTACACCATGAACGGTAAGGACTTCGACTGGATCGATCCGGCTTACCTCAAGATCGTGCACGTGAGGCAGGCCTGA